The proteins below come from a single Argentina anserina chromosome 1, drPotAnse1.1, whole genome shotgun sequence genomic window:
- the LOC126798586 gene encoding AP2-like ethylene-responsive transcription factor AIL6, translated as MAPATNWLSFSLMSPMEMLRSSSESESPFAQAYDTSAATVASPHYYLDNFYTNGWTNPKPEVFYSEVGGEEDQTSTKLASFVVDTQTQNQPIPKLEDFLGDSMVRYADSQTETQDSSLTQIYDQSSAYFGDHQHQNQDLKAITGFQAFSANSGSEVEDSASMARTSNTQIACAEFTGHSVESVGNGLGFCGGTTNTSNGLSLGVANTTSTKTQSSNREKAIVAVEADSTKKISDTFGQRTSIYRGVTRHRWTGRYEAHLWDNSCRREGQARKGRQVYLGGYDMEDKAARAYDLAALKYWGPTATTNFPVSTYSKELEDMKLMTKQEFIASLRRKSSGFSRGASMYRGVTRHHQQGRWQARIGRVAGNKDLYLGTFATEEEAAEAYDIAAIKFRGINAVTNFEMNRYDVEAISKSSLPVGGSAKRLKISLESEEQKPSVTNLDHQQQNSQCSSGSNSNTINFAHSMSQPIQTIPCGIPYDHAAALYHHNLIQQFQSYNYYGTTSDSSAGSHPNIATSQMTMPMMPQQQPAEFYLWPQYQNHHS; from the exons ATGGCTCCGGCGACTAATTGGCTCTCCTTCTCTTTAATGTCCCCAATGGAAATGTTGAGGTCCTCCTCCGAGTCTGAGTCTCCCTTCGCTCAGGCTTACGATACCTCCGCCGCTACTGTCGCCTCTCCTCATTACTACCTGGACAACTTCTACACCAACG GCTGGACGAACCCGAAACCAGAAGTGTTCTACTCGGAAGtaggaggagaggaagacCAGACGTCGACCAAGCTTGCGAGCTTCGTCGTCGACACACAAACCCAGAACCAGCCGATTCCCAAGCTCGAGGACTTTCTGGGAGACTCGATGGTTCGCTACGCCGATAGCCAAACCGAGACTCAGGACTCTTCCCTGACTCAAATCTACGACCAGAGCTCGGCCTATTTCGGTGACCATCAACACCAGAATCAGGATCTTAAGGCGATTACTGGGTTCCAAGCCTTTTCGGCTAACTCAGGGTCTGAAGTTGAGGACTCGGCCTCCATGGCCAGGACTAGTAATACTCAGATCGCTTGTGCTGAGTTTACGGGTCACTCGGTTGAGTCGGTTGGGAACGGGTTGGGTTTTTGTGGTGGTACTACTAACACTAGCAATGGTTTGTCTCTTGGAGTTGCAAATACTACTAGTACTAAAACTCAGAGCTCGAACCGTGAGAAGGCCATTGTTGCAGTGGAGGCTGATAGTACTAAGAAAATATCTGACACTTTTGGGCAGAGGACTTCGATTTACAGAGGTGTTACTAG ACATCGTTGGACGGGTAGATATGAAGCGCATCTCTGGGATAACAGCTGTAGAAGAGAGGGTCAGGCGAGGAAAGGACGTCAAG TTTACTTGG GGGGATATGATATGGAAGATAAGGCAGCAAGGGCCTATGATTTGGCTGCTCTGAAATACTGGGGACCTACTGCAACTACCAACTTCCCT GTTTCAACTTACAGCAAAGAACTGGAAGACATGAAACTTATGACCAAGCAAGAATTCATTGCTTCCCTCAGAAG GAAAAGTAGTGGTTTTTCAAGAGGAGCTTCTATGTACAGAGGTGTAACAAG GCACCATCAACAAGGGCGCTGGCAAGCAAGAATTGGCCGTGTTGCTGGGAACAAAGACCTTTACCTAGGGACATTCG CCACTGAAGAGGAAGCTGCAGAGGCCTATGACATTGCAGCCATAAAGTTTAGGGGCATCAATGCAGTAACAAATTTTGAGATGAATCGATATGATGTTGAAGCTATCAGCAAGAGTTCTCTTCCTGTTGGTGGTTCAGCAAAGCGCCTAAAGATCTCGCTTGAATCAGAAGAGCAGAAACCATCTGTGACCAACCTTGATCATCAGCAGCAGAATTCTCAGTGCAGCAGTGGCAGCAACAGCAACACCATCAATTTTGCTCATTCCATGTCACAACCAATTCAGACTATCCCATGCGGAATTCCATATGATCACGCTGCGGCACTTTATCATCACAACCTTATCCAACAGTTTCAATCTTATAACTACTATGGCACTACTTCGGATTCTTCAGCAGGGTCGCACCCTAACATTGCAACAAGTCAGATGACAATGCCGATGATGCCCCAGCAGCAGCCAGCTGAGTTTTATCTCTGGCCTCAGTATCAAAACCATCATTCATAG